From Hippoglossus stenolepis isolate QCI-W04-F060 chromosome 6, HSTE1.2, whole genome shotgun sequence, a single genomic window includes:
- the prim1 gene encoding DNA primase small subunit, with product MSSSGYDPACLPDLLPLYYRRLFPFSQYHRWLNYGGVQKNYFHNREFSFTLKDDIYVRYQSFTTQSELEKEIQKMNPYKIDIGAIYSHRPNQHNTVKSGGFQALEKELVFDIDMTDYDDVRSCCSAAAICSKCWTLMTVAILILDRALREDFGFQHLLWVYSGRRGVHCWVCDEAARKLSVAARSAVAEYLSLVKGGDETVKKVVLTHPLHPLIEEALAVVEKYFPQYALQDQEILSRKESVDKVLAMVPEDVRKELQQDFQNEKKPDSRWKLIKDQASKKQGTAKKGQYFEKEIMLQYCYPRLDVNVSKGVNHLLKSPFSVHPKTGRISVPMDLKELETFDPFDVPTISLICEELDRPRTGEEESEDVKENEKDSAERRKIRDYKRTSLAKYVKYFDQFLDGMARSWKGELLKKSDLEKEF from the exons ATGTCGTCCTCCGGTTATGACCCGGCCTGCCTGCCGGATCTCCTGCCGCTGTATTACCGCCGCCTCTTCCCCTTCTCTCAGTATCACCGCTGGCTCAACTATGGAGGAG TGCAGAAGAACTACTTTCACAACCGGGAGTTCTCCTTCACACTCAAAGATGACATCTACGTGCGCTACCAGTCATTCACCACGCAGAGcgagctggagaaggagatcCAGAAGATGAACCCGTACAAGATTGACATCGGAGCAATATACAGTCACAGG CcaaaccaacacaacacagtgaagTCAGGAGGCTTCCAGGCActggagaaggagctggtgTTTGATATTGATATGACAGATTATGATGATgtcagaagctgctgcag TGCTGCAGCCATTTGTTCCAAGTGCTGGACCCTGATGACCGTTGCTATTCTTATCCTGGATAGAGCTCTTCGAG AGGACTTTGGTTTCCAGCACCTGTTGTGGGTTTATTCTGGCAGAAGAGGAGTGCATTGCTGGGTGTGTGATGAAGCTGCCAGGAAGCTCTCTGTAGCTGCACGCTCAGCTGTTGCAGAATACCTGAGCCTGGTGAAG GGTGGTGACGAGACGGTGAAGAAAGTGGTGCTGAcacatcctcttcatcctcttatCGA AGAGGCTTTGGCTGTGGTGGAGAAATACTTTCCCCAGTATGCACTGCAGGATCAGGAAATACTGAGCCGCAAGGAGTCTGTGGACAAAGTGCTGGCAATGGTGCCTGAAG ATGTTAGAAAAGAATTGCAGCAGGATTTCCAAAATGAGAAGAAACCTGACAGTCGTTGGAAACTGATTAAGGATCAAGCCAGTAAGAAACAG GGCACCGCCAAGAAGGGTCAATACTTTGAGAAAGAAATCATGCTGCAGTATTGTTACCCACGGCTCGATGTCAATGTCAGTAAAGGTGTGAACCATTTGCTGAAGAGCCCCTTCAGTGTCCACCCCAAAACAG GACGCATTTCTGTTCCCATGGACCTCAAAGAATTAGAAACGTTTGATCCTTTTGATGTGCCCACAATCAG TCTGATCTGTGAGGAGCTGGATAGGCCCAGAACAGGAGAAGAGGAGTCGGAGGACGTGAAGGAAAACGAGAAGGACTCAGCAGAGAGACGAAAGATCAGAG ATTACAAAAGAACCAGTTTGGCAAAGTATGTGAAATACTTTGATCAGTTTCTGGATGGAATGGCTCGATCGTGGAAAGGAGAACTTCTCAAAAAGAGTG atcTTGAGAAAGAATTCTGA
- the LOC118111683 gene encoding rho-related GTP-binding protein Rho6: MKERRLPQPFVARCKLVLVGDVQCGKTAMLQVLAKDCYPETYVPTVFENYTACLELEDQRVELSLWDTSGSPYYDNVRPLCYSDSDAVLLCFDISRPDTVDGALKKWKAEIQDFCPSTRILLIGCKTDLRTDVCTRMELSNQKQSPISHEQGSSMAKQLGAEAYLECSAFTSEKSIHSVFRTAAQACMNKLQPASKPSPIRRLSKRLLHLPSKTELLSSTFSKDKSKSCSIM; the protein is encoded by the exons ATGAAGGAGAGAAGACTACCCCAGCCTTTTGTAGCGAGGTGTAAACTGGTCCTGGTTGGAGACGTCCAATGCGGGAAGACAGCGATGTTACAAGTGTTGGCCAAGGACTGTTACCCAGAG ACGTATGTCCCTACTGTGTTTGAGAACTACACAGCCTGTCTGGAGCTTGAAGACCAGCGAGTGGAGCTCAGTCTCTGGGACACATCAG GTTCTCCATACTACGACAACGTCAGACCCCTGTGTTACAGCGACTCAGATGCTGTGCTCTTGTGCTTCGACATCAGCCGACCGGACACAGTCGACGGTGCTCTGAAGAAG TGGAAAGCAGAGATCCAGGACTTCTGCCCCAGCACACGGATCCTGCTAATAGGCTGTAAGACAGACCTGCGCACGGATGTATGCACACGCATGGAGCTGTCCAATCAGAAACAGAGTCCCATCTCCCATGAACAG GGCTCGTCCATGGCCAAGCAGCTCGGAGCGGAGGCTTACCTGGAGTGCTCAGCCTTCACGTCAGAGAAGAGCATCCACAGTGTTTTCCGTACCGCGGCTCAGGCCTGCATGAACAAACTCCAGCCTGCCAGCAAACCCAGCCCCATCCGCCGCCTCTCCAAGCGACTCCTCCACCTGCCCAGCAAGAcagagctgctctcctccaccttcagcAAGGACAAGTCCAAGAGTTGCTCCATCATGTGA